One Corynebacterium tuberculostearicum DNA window includes the following coding sequences:
- the nrdE gene encoding class 1b ribonucleoside-diphosphate reductase subunit alpha, protein MSTQLGKTVAEPVKPEEQLDYHALNAMLNLYDANGKIQFDKDREAANQFFLQHVNQNTVYFHDLEEKIDYLINNKYYDPQVIEQYEFSFIKELFKRAYSYKFRFKSFLGAYKYYTSYTLKTFDGRRYLERFEDRVSMTALFLADGDAGLAEHLVDEIMTGRFQPATPTFLNAGKAQRGELVSCFLLRIEDNMESIGRSINSALQLSKRGGGVALLLSNIRESGAPIKHIENQSSGVIPVMKLLEDSFSYANQLGARQGAGAVYLNAHHPDIMNFLDTKRENADEKIRIKTLSLGIVVPDITFELAKRNDDMYLFSPYDVERVYGKAFGDISVTEHYEEMVEDPRIRKKKINARHFFQTVAELQFESGYPYIMFEDTVNRANPVKTSWINMSNLCSEILQVNSASEFNADLTYEELGSDISCNLGSLNIAMTMDSPDFANTVETAIRGLTAVADKTSIDSVPSVRRGNDESHAIGLGQMNLHGYLGREHIEYGSEEGLDFTNAYFAAVLYAALRASNKIARERGEYFTEFPQSEYASGEFFDRYDPEEFKPKTKKVQELFDASSIHTPSAQDWEDLKQDVAKHGLYNRNLQAVPPTGSISYINNSTSSIHPIASKIEIRKEGKIGRVYYPAPHMDNDNLEYFKDSYEIGYEKIVDTYAVATKYVDQGLSLTLFFKDTATTRDVNRAQIYAWRKGIKTLYYIRLRQMALEGTEVEGCVSCML, encoded by the coding sequence GTGAGTACGCAATTGGGGAAGACCGTCGCCGAGCCAGTAAAGCCAGAAGAGCAGTTGGACTACCACGCTCTGAACGCGATGCTGAATCTCTACGATGCAAACGGCAAGATTCAGTTTGATAAAGACCGCGAGGCCGCTAACCAATTCTTCCTGCAGCACGTTAATCAAAACACGGTCTACTTCCATGATCTGGAAGAAAAGATCGATTACCTGATTAATAACAAGTACTACGACCCGCAGGTCATCGAGCAGTATGAGTTCTCCTTTATTAAGGAGCTATTCAAGCGCGCTTATTCCTATAAGTTCCGCTTCAAGTCCTTCCTGGGTGCGTATAAGTACTACACCAGCTACACGCTGAAGACCTTCGATGGCCGCCGCTACCTCGAGCGCTTTGAGGACCGCGTGTCCATGACTGCCCTGTTCTTGGCGGACGGCGACGCAGGCCTGGCCGAGCACCTCGTAGACGAGATCATGACCGGCCGCTTCCAGCCGGCAACCCCGACCTTCCTCAACGCCGGCAAGGCCCAGCGCGGCGAGCTCGTCTCCTGCTTCCTGCTGCGCATCGAGGACAATATGGAGTCCATCGGCCGCTCCATCAATTCCGCATTGCAGCTTTCCAAGCGCGGCGGCGGCGTGGCCCTGCTGCTGTCTAATATCCGCGAGTCCGGTGCCCCGATTAAGCACATTGAGAACCAGTCTTCCGGCGTCATCCCCGTGATGAAGTTGCTGGAGGATTCCTTCTCCTACGCCAATCAGCTCGGTGCCCGCCAGGGTGCCGGTGCGGTCTACCTCAACGCGCACCACCCGGACATCATGAACTTCCTGGATACCAAGCGCGAGAATGCGGATGAGAAGATCCGCATTAAGACCCTCTCGCTGGGCATTGTCGTGCCGGATATCACCTTTGAGTTGGCTAAGCGCAATGATGATATGTACCTCTTCTCGCCGTATGACGTCGAGCGCGTCTATGGCAAGGCCTTCGGTGACATCTCCGTCACCGAGCACTATGAGGAGATGGTGGAAGACCCACGCATCCGCAAGAAGAAGATTAACGCCCGCCACTTCTTCCAGACCGTGGCCGAGCTGCAGTTCGAGTCCGGTTACCCGTACATCATGTTCGAGGACACCGTAAACCGCGCGAATCCGGTGAAGACCTCGTGGATCAACATGTCCAACCTGTGCTCGGAAATCCTGCAGGTCAACTCCGCCTCCGAATTCAACGCGGACCTGACTTATGAGGAGCTGGGCAGCGATATTTCCTGCAACTTGGGTTCCCTGAATATCGCGATGACCATGGATTCGCCGGACTTCGCCAATACGGTGGAAACCGCCATCCGCGGCCTGACCGCAGTGGCGGATAAGACCTCCATTGATTCCGTGCCGTCCGTGCGCCGTGGTAATGACGAGTCCCACGCCATCGGCTTGGGCCAGATGAACCTGCACGGTTACTTGGGTCGCGAGCACATCGAGTATGGCTCGGAAGAGGGGTTGGACTTCACCAATGCCTACTTTGCGGCCGTGCTGTATGCGGCGCTGCGCGCCTCCAATAAGATTGCCCGCGAGCGCGGCGAGTACTTCACGGAGTTCCCGCAGTCCGAGTATGCCTCCGGCGAATTCTTTGACCGCTACGATCCGGAAGAGTTCAAGCCGAAGACCAAGAAGGTGCAGGAGCTTTTCGACGCCTCTTCGATCCACACCCCGTCCGCCCAGGACTGGGAGGACTTGAAGCAGGACGTGGCCAAGCATGGCCTGTACAACCGCAACCTGCAGGCGGTGCCGCCGACGGGCTCGATTTCCTATATCAATAACTCCACCTCGTCCATCCACCCGATTGCCTCCAAGATTGAGATCCGCAAGGAGGGCAAGATCGGCCGCGTCTACTACCCGGCGCCGCACATGGATAATGACAACCTGGAGTATTTCAAGGACTCCTATGAGATTGGCTACGAGAAGATCGTCGATACTTATGCCGTAGCCACCAAGTATGTGGACCAGGGCCTATCGCTCACGCTCTTCTTCAAGGACACCGCGACCACCCGCGATGTCAACCGCGCGCAGATTTATGCGTGGCGCAAGGGCATTAAGACCTTGTACTACATCCGCCTGCGCCAGATGGCGCTGGAAGGCACCGAGGTCGAGGGCTGCGTATCCTGCATGCTCTAA
- a CDS encoding FadR/GntR family transcriptional regulator has product MSSTPPLLGSVVDQLGAEIVSGDLAEGERFRLGDVEKRFGISRTVAREAMRALEHLGMVSSGRRVGITVLPMEKWAVYDPAVIGWRLDNDKTRGQQVARLNELRLGIEPVAARLAAGNATAQQRAELLGLAARLAELESTPSPRVGEELETDLRFHTLILRASGNEMLAALAPSLVAMLKGKSVFGSRKRDPIGGTTQLHMELARAIDAGLADAAEETSRTILDRTRAENG; this is encoded by the coding sequence ATGAGCTCCACCCCTCCCCTACTCGGCTCCGTGGTGGATCAACTCGGCGCGGAAATAGTAAGCGGAGACCTCGCAGAGGGTGAGCGGTTCCGGCTGGGGGACGTCGAAAAGCGCTTTGGCATCTCCCGCACCGTAGCCCGCGAGGCCATGCGCGCCCTGGAGCACCTCGGAATGGTCAGCTCTGGGCGCCGCGTGGGCATCACGGTGCTGCCGATGGAAAAGTGGGCGGTCTATGACCCGGCGGTCATTGGCTGGCGCTTAGACAACGATAAAACGCGCGGGCAGCAAGTGGCCCGACTCAACGAGCTGCGGCTTGGCATCGAACCGGTGGCCGCGCGTCTGGCTGCAGGCAATGCCACCGCCCAGCAGCGAGCTGAATTGCTGGGCCTCGCCGCGCGCTTGGCCGAGCTGGAATCCACCCCGTCTCCGCGCGTAGGCGAAGAATTAGAAACCGATCTGCGCTTCCACACCCTCATCCTGCGGGCCTCCGGCAATGAGATGCTGGCCGCACTCGCCCCTTCCCTGGTGGCGATGCTCAAGGGCAAGTCGGTTTTTGGCTCCCGCAAGCGCGACCCCATCGGCGGCACCACACAGCTGCACATGGAACTGGCCCGCGCCATTGATGCCGGGCTTGCCGACGCCGCCGAAGAAACCTCCCGCACCATCCTCGACCGCACCCGGGCAGAAAACGGCTAA
- the nrdF gene encoding class 1b ribonucleoside-diphosphate reductase subunit beta: MSHEYDDYVSSHEKPVKAINWNSIPDEKDLEVWDRLTGNFWLPEKVPVSNDLPSWKTLTEKEKETTMRVFTGLTLLDTIQGTVGAISLLPDSQTLHEEAVYTNIAFMESVHAKSYSNIFMTLASTPMINDAFRWSEENENLQKKAKIILSYYKGDDPLKKKVASTLLESFLFYSGFYLPMYFSSRAKLTNTADIIRLIIRDEAVHGYYIGYKFQQAYKQLDEERQAELKEYTFDLLYDLYDNEIDYTEDLYDDLGWTEDVKRFLRYNANKALNNLGFEGLFPADETRVSPAILSSLSPNADENHDFFSGSGSSYVIGKAEDTTDDDWDF, translated from the coding sequence GTGTCGCACGAGTACGATGACTACGTTTCTAGTCATGAAAAGCCAGTTAAGGCCATTAACTGGAATAGCATCCCGGATGAAAAGGACCTCGAGGTTTGGGATCGCCTCACCGGTAATTTCTGGCTGCCAGAAAAGGTCCCCGTCTCCAATGACCTGCCCAGCTGGAAGACGCTGACGGAGAAGGAAAAGGAAACCACCATGCGGGTCTTTACCGGCCTGACGCTGCTGGATACCATCCAGGGCACGGTGGGTGCGATTTCCCTCCTTCCGGATTCCCAGACTCTGCATGAGGAAGCGGTCTACACCAATATCGCCTTCATGGAGTCCGTGCACGCCAAGTCCTATTCCAATATCTTTATGACCCTGGCGTCCACGCCGATGATCAACGATGCCTTCCGCTGGTCCGAAGAAAACGAGAACCTGCAGAAGAAGGCCAAGATCATCTTGTCCTACTACAAGGGCGATGATCCGCTGAAGAAGAAGGTGGCCTCCACGCTGCTGGAGTCCTTCCTGTTCTACTCCGGCTTCTACCTGCCGATGTACTTCTCCTCCCGCGCGAAGCTCACCAACACCGCCGATATCATCCGCCTGATTATCCGCGATGAGGCTGTGCATGGCTACTACATTGGTTATAAGTTCCAGCAGGCGTATAAGCAGCTGGATGAAGAGCGCCAGGCGGAGCTGAAGGAATACACCTTCGACTTGCTCTATGACCTCTACGACAATGAGATCGACTACACCGAGGATCTCTACGATGACCTGGGCTGGACCGAGGACGTTAAGCGCTTCCTGCGGTACAACGCCAATAAGGCACTGAATAACTTGGGCTTTGAGGGGCTCTTCCCAGCCGATGAGACCCGCGTTTCCCCGGCTATCTTGTCCTCGTTGTCGCCGAACGCCGACGAGAACCATGACTTCTTCTCTGGTTCGGGTTCGTCCTATGTCATCGGCAAGGCTGAGGACACCACGGATGATGACTGGGACTTCTAA
- the ctaD gene encoding aa3-type cytochrome oxidase subunit I — protein MTAVAPRVDDYVAPTRPEPTGNAKTGSKAWVFLTTTDHKQLGIMYLIMSFSFFFLGGFMALLIRAELFTPGLQFLSNEQFNQLFTMHGTVMLLLFATPVVWGFGNYILPLQIGAPDVAFPRLNAFGFWVTLLGGTVMLLGFVTPGGAADFGWTMYMPLADGVHTPGIGADMWIVGVGATGVGTIASAVNMITTILTLRAPGMTMFRLPVFSWAVFTASAIVLMIFPLLTAAALGVLYDRKLGGHIYDSANGGGILWQHLFWFFGHPEVYVLALPFFGVVSEVVPVFSRKPVFGYIGLVFALLAIGSLSMAVWAHHMFVTGAILLPFFSFMTFLIAVPTGVKFFNWVGTMWKGHITWDTPMIFAMGFMATFLFGGMTGVMLASPALDFHLAESYFLIAHFHYTLFGTVVFSAFAGLYFWFPKMTGRMLDERLGKIHFWLTFIGFHGTFLVQHWVGNMGMPRRYADYLESDGFTVFNQISTIFSFVLGASVIPLVWNVFKSWRYGEIVTVDDPWGYGNSLEWATSCPPPRHNFVSLPRIRSERPAFELHYPHMVQRMREEAHVGSH, from the coding sequence ATGACCGCTGTGGCGCCACGGGTCGACGATTACGTCGCCCCCACACGTCCAGAGCCAACCGGTAACGCGAAGACCGGTTCAAAGGCTTGGGTATTTCTAACCACCACCGACCACAAGCAGCTGGGCATCATGTACTTGATCATGTCCTTCAGCTTCTTCTTCCTCGGTGGCTTTATGGCACTGTTGATCCGCGCGGAGCTGTTCACCCCGGGTCTCCAGTTCTTGTCCAATGAGCAGTTCAATCAGCTGTTCACCATGCACGGCACCGTGATGCTGCTGCTGTTTGCGACCCCAGTCGTGTGGGGCTTTGGTAACTACATCCTGCCGCTGCAGATTGGTGCGCCGGACGTGGCCTTCCCGCGTCTGAACGCCTTCGGCTTCTGGGTTACCCTGCTGGGCGGCACCGTGATGCTGCTGGGCTTCGTTACCCCAGGTGGTGCGGCTGACTTCGGCTGGACCATGTACATGCCGCTGGCTGATGGTGTCCACACCCCGGGCATCGGCGCTGATATGTGGATCGTCGGCGTGGGCGCTACCGGTGTCGGTACCATTGCCTCCGCTGTCAACATGATTACGACCATCCTGACCCTGCGCGCACCGGGCATGACGATGTTCCGTCTACCGGTCTTCAGCTGGGCTGTGTTTACCGCGTCCGCCATCGTGCTGATGATCTTCCCGCTGCTGACCGCTGCGGCACTGGGCGTTCTGTATGACCGCAAGCTGGGCGGCCACATCTACGATTCCGCTAATGGTGGCGGCATCCTGTGGCAGCACCTGTTCTGGTTCTTTGGCCACCCTGAGGTTTACGTCCTCGCGCTGCCGTTCTTCGGCGTTGTGTCTGAGGTCGTTCCGGTCTTCTCCCGCAAGCCGGTCTTCGGCTACATCGGCCTGGTCTTCGCACTGCTGGCCATCGGCTCCCTGTCCATGGCTGTGTGGGCACACCACATGTTCGTCACCGGCGCTATCCTGCTGCCATTCTTCTCCTTCATGACGTTCCTGATTGCGGTTCCAACCGGCGTTAAGTTCTTCAACTGGGTCGGCACCATGTGGAAGGGCCACATCACTTGGGATACCCCGATGATCTTCGCCATGGGCTTCATGGCAACCTTCCTCTTCGGCGGCATGACCGGCGTTATGCTGGCATCCCCGGCACTGGACTTCCACCTGGCTGAGTCCTACTTCTTGATTGCACACTTCCACTACACCCTGTTCGGTACGGTTGTGTTCTCCGCCTTCGCCGGCCTGTACTTCTGGTTCCCGAAGATGACCGGCCGCATGCTGGACGAACGTCTGGGCAAGATTCACTTCTGGCTGACCTTCATCGGCTTCCACGGCACCTTCCTGGTTCAGCACTGGGTCGGCAACATGGGTATGCCGCGTCGTTACGCTGACTACCTGGAGTCCGATGGCTTCACGGTCTTCAACCAGATTTCCACCATCTTCTCCTTCGTCCTCGGCGCTTCCGTTATCCCGCTGGTGTGGAACGTATTCAAGTCCTGGCGCTACGGCGAGATCGTCACCGTGGACGACCCATGGGGCTACGGCAACTCCCTCGAGTGGGCAACCTCCTGCCCGCCGCCGCGCCACAACTTCGTGTCGCTGCCGCGTATCCGCTCCGAGCGTCCGGCCTTCGAGCTGCACTACCCGCACATGGTTCAGCGCATGCGCGAAGAAGCACACGTGGGTAGCCACTAA
- the serB gene encoding phosphoserine phosphatase SerB has translation MGGVSTQADTYAVITTTGPDKPGVSAAFFRVLASYSAALVDVEQAIFSGRITLAAHTRIPSARAEQIAQGLRNTLSIYGQQVSVDVREEESSARARSTHAVVLMGTEVTAHHVEEVARVLANFDANIDRIRGLSTSPLTGLELFLSLDGSAALVRQALAELAQQIGIDIAIEPAGLGRRSKRLVCFDCDSTLIQGEVIEMLAAHAGKEEEVAAITARAMRGELDFEESLRERVAVLAGLDASIMDEVAREIQLTPGARETIATLNHIGYRTAVVSGGFIQVLEGLAAEMHLDYVRANTLEIADGKLTGRVTGKVVDRKAKEGFLREFAADSGVGMRQTVAVGDGANDIDMITAAGLGIAFNAKPALQEVADTSVNHRRLDEVLQILGIPAEEVVRG, from the coding sequence ATGGGCGGCGTGAGTACCCAAGCTGATACCTATGCCGTCATTACCACCACTGGGCCGGACAAACCTGGGGTCTCGGCTGCCTTCTTCCGCGTGTTGGCGTCTTATAGCGCCGCGCTTGTCGACGTCGAACAGGCCATCTTTTCCGGCCGTATCACCCTCGCTGCCCATACCCGCATTCCCAGTGCGCGCGCCGAGCAGATTGCACAGGGGTTGCGCAATACCTTGAGCATCTACGGGCAGCAGGTATCCGTGGACGTGCGGGAGGAGGAATCTAGCGCGCGAGCTCGCTCTACGCATGCGGTGGTCCTCATGGGAACGGAAGTAACCGCCCACCACGTAGAGGAGGTCGCCCGCGTATTGGCCAACTTCGATGCCAATATCGATCGCATCCGCGGGCTTTCCACCTCTCCACTGACCGGCCTAGAGCTTTTCTTGTCCCTCGATGGTTCCGCGGCACTGGTTCGCCAGGCGCTAGCAGAGTTGGCACAGCAGATTGGCATCGACATTGCCATCGAACCGGCGGGTCTGGGCCGGCGTTCCAAGCGCCTCGTCTGCTTCGACTGCGATAGCACCCTCATTCAAGGCGAGGTCATCGAGATGCTGGCCGCGCACGCCGGCAAGGAGGAAGAGGTTGCCGCAATCACGGCCCGGGCTATGCGCGGCGAATTGGACTTTGAGGAGTCCCTGCGTGAGCGCGTGGCCGTTTTGGCCGGCCTGGATGCTTCCATCATGGATGAGGTAGCCCGCGAGATTCAGCTGACCCCCGGTGCCCGCGAGACTATTGCCACGCTCAACCACATCGGTTATCGCACCGCTGTGGTCTCGGGCGGGTTCATCCAAGTCCTGGAGGGCCTAGCCGCAGAAATGCACTTAGACTACGTCCGCGCCAATACCTTGGAAATCGCCGATGGCAAGCTCACCGGCCGCGTAACCGGCAAGGTGGTTGATCGCAAGGCCAAGGAGGGATTCCTGCGGGAGTTCGCCGCAGATTCCGGGGTAGGCATGCGCCAGACGGTCGCCGTGGGCGATGGTGCCAATGACATCGATATGATTACCGCCGCGGGGCTGGGCATCGCCTTTAACGCTAAGCCGGCGCTGCAAGAGGTGGCGGATACCTCGGTAAATCACCGGCGGTTGGATGAGGTACTACAGATTTTGGGAATTCCGGCCGAGGAGGTTGTTCGTGGATAA
- a CDS encoding aminoacyl-tRNA hydrolase: protein MDKFEVAHQRLVEACDSRSWRDDPENPDEPATIQAMQIVLNLPKQEPPARTEVLEAAASAVVAVCLDERAGEDGAFAHALGQWYGHRIRKIARRARNKAWRDVQSLPGVTVADRARAFAPSAVGEVDPLIGKLQIGHTDLAYDEPGAPLGDAPVIYVDRSLDMSAGKAAAQVGHGSMMLAAAMSVEEACAWADTGFELSVREVPGEDFRTACAQDGAVVIVDAGFTEIAPDSATVCALRRPIA from the coding sequence GTGGATAAGTTTGAAGTAGCCCACCAGCGTTTGGTGGAGGCATGTGATTCGCGTTCGTGGCGCGATGACCCAGAAAACCCCGACGAGCCCGCCACCATCCAAGCGATGCAGATTGTGCTTAACCTGCCAAAGCAGGAGCCGCCGGCGCGCACGGAGGTGCTGGAGGCGGCCGCCAGCGCCGTTGTGGCCGTGTGCTTGGACGAGCGCGCGGGGGAGGACGGGGCCTTCGCCCACGCCCTGGGCCAGTGGTATGGCCACCGCATCCGCAAAATCGCCCGCCGGGCGCGCAATAAGGCCTGGCGCGATGTGCAGAGCCTGCCGGGCGTGACTGTGGCGGACCGTGCCCGGGCCTTCGCGCCTTCGGCCGTGGGGGAGGTGGATCCGCTCATCGGCAAGCTGCAGATCGGTCACACTGACCTTGCCTATGATGAGCCGGGAGCCCCGCTTGGCGACGCCCCCGTCATCTACGTCGACCGCAGTCTCGATATGTCTGCCGGCAAGGCCGCAGCGCAGGTGGGCCACGGTTCGATGATGCTCGCCGCGGCGATGTCGGTGGAGGAGGCTTGTGCCTGGGCCGACACGGGTTTTGAGCTTTCGGTGCGCGAGGTGCCCGGCGAAGATTTTCGCACGGCCTGCGCGCAGGACGGCGCCGTGGTGATCGTGGACGCCGGGTTTACGGAGATTGCTCCGGACTCGGCTACCGTGTGCGCCCTGCGGCGACCAATCGCTTAA
- a CDS encoding ATP-dependent DNA helicase — MSEHADEPLNLDTETLLGKAVDALGGSRREGQVRMATAVSAALEKERHLAVQAGTGTGKSLAYLVPAIRHAMNSGSTVIVSTATLALQRQLVERDLPRLTKALAPVMERTPTFAIMKGRNNYLCMNKIAATPDDPEALIDESEISHRGKAVRRIHEWAQETDTGDRDDLEPGVPDLVWRAVSVTSNECLGASRCPHGPDCFAEEARRAAADVDIVVTNHAMLAIDAVSEANILPEHNVAIIDEAHELDGRITSVSTAEITTRAIKMAANRAKSLGNAGSLSDLAEEFDDLMKIQEPGRWTDLDETSQGHLRALADEFLRVKSLISRAPEGEATDDPEKNAERQNLSNHLSDLAQAVARMLEVFATDDPAKQDDVVWLERDPRSDAETLAVAPLSIAHMLRENLFGEQTVVLTSATLALGGRFDAMAAQWGMPSGTYDTLDAGTPFDPAKSGILYTAKHLPAPGRDGLPKETIDEIYELIMAAGGRTLGLFSSRRAADEAATALKPRIPFDLFVQGEDSIGALVEKFSQKENSCLFGTLTLWQGVDVPGPACSLVIIDRIPFPRPDDPLMQARAQAADAAGRSGFMEVSANHAALLMAQGAGRLLRHVTDRGVVAVLDNRLEYKRYGSFLKASMPSFWQTTDADTVRGALKRLVAAGRTR; from the coding sequence GTGAGTGAGCACGCAGATGAGCCCCTAAACCTCGACACGGAAACGCTGCTGGGAAAGGCCGTTGATGCGCTGGGCGGCAGCCGGCGCGAAGGCCAGGTGCGCATGGCCACGGCCGTCTCGGCCGCGCTCGAAAAGGAGCGCCACCTAGCTGTGCAGGCCGGTACCGGTACCGGTAAATCCCTGGCCTACTTGGTCCCGGCTATCCGGCATGCGATGAACTCGGGGTCCACCGTCATCGTCTCCACCGCGACCCTAGCCTTGCAGCGCCAGCTGGTGGAGCGCGATCTGCCGCGGCTTACTAAGGCCCTCGCCCCTGTGATGGAGCGTACGCCCACCTTCGCCATCATGAAGGGCCGCAATAACTACCTGTGCATGAATAAGATTGCGGCTACCCCGGATGACCCGGAAGCTCTTATCGACGAATCCGAGATCTCCCACCGCGGCAAAGCCGTGCGCCGCATCCACGAGTGGGCGCAGGAAACCGACACCGGTGACCGCGATGACCTAGAGCCTGGCGTACCGGACTTGGTATGGCGGGCGGTATCGGTCACCTCCAACGAGTGCTTGGGCGCGTCGCGCTGCCCGCACGGGCCGGATTGCTTTGCGGAAGAGGCTCGCAGGGCGGCTGCCGACGTCGACATCGTGGTCACCAACCACGCCATGCTCGCCATCGACGCGGTTTCTGAGGCAAATATCTTGCCGGAGCACAACGTCGCCATTATCGATGAGGCTCATGAGCTCGACGGCCGCATCACCTCTGTATCCACCGCGGAGATTACTACCCGCGCCATCAAGATGGCCGCCAACCGCGCGAAGTCGCTGGGCAATGCCGGTAGCCTCTCGGACTTGGCCGAGGAATTTGATGACCTGATGAAAATCCAAGAGCCCGGCCGTTGGACCGACTTGGATGAAACTTCCCAGGGCCACCTGCGCGCGCTTGCCGACGAATTCCTGCGCGTTAAGTCCCTCATTTCTCGCGCACCAGAAGGCGAAGCGACCGACGACCCAGAGAAAAACGCCGAGCGCCAAAACTTGAGCAACCACCTCTCCGACCTCGCGCAGGCCGTGGCGCGCATGCTGGAGGTTTTCGCCACCGATGACCCGGCCAAGCAAGACGACGTCGTCTGGCTCGAGCGCGATCCGCGCAGCGACGCCGAGACCCTCGCCGTGGCGCCCCTCTCCATCGCCCACATGCTACGCGAGAACCTCTTTGGGGAGCAGACGGTGGTGCTGACCTCGGCCACCCTCGCCCTCGGCGGCCGCTTCGATGCCATGGCCGCGCAGTGGGGCATGCCGAGCGGCACCTACGACACCTTGGATGCGGGCACGCCCTTCGACCCAGCCAAATCCGGCATCCTGTATACCGCCAAGCACCTGCCCGCGCCGGGCCGCGATGGCCTGCCCAAAGAAACCATCGATGAGATCTACGAGCTCATTATGGCCGCCGGCGGGCGCACGCTTGGTCTGTTCTCCTCCCGCCGCGCCGCGGATGAGGCGGCCACCGCCCTCAAGCCGCGCATCCCCTTTGACCTCTTCGTACAAGGCGAGGATTCCATCGGCGCACTGGTAGAGAAATTCTCCCAAAAGGAAAACTCCTGCCTCTTCGGCACGCTTACCCTGTGGCAAGGCGTGGACGTGCCGGGGCCGGCCTGTTCGCTGGTCATCATCGACCGCATTCCGTTTCCTCGGCCGGATGATCCCCTGATGCAGGCGCGCGCCCAGGCGGCCGATGCTGCGGGCCGCTCCGGGTTTATGGAGGTCTCCGCCAACCACGCCGCCTTGCTCATGGCACAGGGCGCAGGCCGCCTGCTGCGCCACGTAACCGACCGCGGCGTGGTGGCCGTGCTCGATAACCGCTTAGAATATAAGCGCTACGGCAGCTTCCTCAAGGCCTCCATGCCAAGCTTTTGGCAGACCACCGACGCGGATACGGTGCGCGGCGCGCTTAAGCGATTGGTCGCCGCAGGGCGCACACGGTAG
- a CDS encoding nicotinate phosphoribosyltransferase has product MNDKAIPNDRSTALLTDKYELTMLQAALRDGSANRQVTCEVFSRRLPNERRYGVVAGTERVLRAVEDFRFSANQLAEMDFLDEQTKEYLRHYRFSGQIDGYREGELYFPNSPILTVRGTFGECLVLETVILSIMNADSAVASAASRMVTAADGRPIIEMGSRRTHEYAAVTSARAAYLAGFNATSNLEAGYRYGIPVSGTAAHSWTLAHTNPDGTPNEEAAFRSQIDTLGVDTTLLVDTYDITKGVETAVKVGGPKLGGVRIDSGDLGAVTRRVRKQLDDLGNHNTNIVVSSDLDEFAIAGLRGDPVDVYGVGTSVVTGSGAPTAGMVYKVVEVDGIPVAKRSSSKQSVGGAKRALRTYRSSGVAVEEIVYPFEAPAPDTGQLDTREMTIPLMRDGHIVDGLPDLHASREYLDQARKTLPWEGLALSRDEAAVPTRMVGFKK; this is encoded by the coding sequence GTGAATGACAAAGCTATCCCTAATGATCGCTCTACTGCACTGCTCACGGATAAATATGAGCTAACGATGCTCCAGGCCGCGCTGCGCGATGGCTCGGCAAACCGCCAGGTCACCTGCGAGGTATTCAGCCGCCGCCTGCCCAATGAGCGCCGCTATGGCGTAGTTGCCGGCACCGAACGCGTCCTGCGCGCAGTGGAGGATTTCCGCTTCTCGGCCAATCAGTTAGCGGAGATGGACTTCCTGGATGAGCAGACTAAGGAGTACCTGCGCCACTACCGCTTTTCCGGGCAGATTGACGGTTACCGCGAGGGCGAGCTTTATTTCCCCAACTCCCCCATCCTGACGGTGCGCGGCACCTTTGGGGAATGCTTGGTTCTTGAGACCGTCATCTTGTCCATCATGAACGCCGATTCCGCGGTGGCTTCGGCCGCCTCCCGCATGGTCACGGCGGCCGACGGCCGCCCCATTATCGAGATGGGCTCGCGCCGCACCCACGAGTATGCGGCGGTAACCTCCGCCCGCGCGGCCTACCTGGCCGGCTTCAATGCCACCTCCAACTTGGAGGCGGGCTACCGCTACGGCATTCCGGTCTCCGGCACTGCCGCCCACTCCTGGACCTTGGCGCATACCAACCCGGATGGTACCCCGAATGAAGAGGCCGCCTTCCGCTCCCAGATCGACACCCTTGGCGTAGACACCACGCTTTTGGTCGATACCTATGACATCACCAAGGGCGTCGAGACCGCAGTGAAGGTAGGTGGACCGAAGCTCGGCGGCGTTCGCATCGATTCCGGTGACCTGGGTGCGGTTACCCGCCGCGTGCGCAAGCAGCTGGATGATTTGGGCAATCACAACACCAATATCGTGGTATCTTCCGACCTTGACGAGTTCGCCATCGCCGGCCTGCGCGGCGATCCGGTAGACGTCTACGGCGTCGGCACGTCCGTAGTAACCGGCTCCGGTGCGCCCACCGCGGGCATGGTCTACAAGGTCGTAGAGGTAGACGGCATCCCAGTGGCGAAGCGCTCTTCCTCCAAGCAATCCGTCGGCGGTGCCAAGCGGGCGCTGCGCACCTACCGCTCCTCCGGCGTCGCCGTAGAGGAAATCGTCTATCCCTTTGAGGCACCAGCGCCGGATACCGGCCAGCTCGATACCCGCGAGATGACCATTCCCCTCATGCGCGATGGCCACATCGTCGACGGGCTGCCTGATCTGCATGCCTCGCGCGAGTATTTGGATCAGGCCCGCAAGACCCTGCCATGGGAAGGCCTGGCGCTCTCCCGCGATGAAGCGGCCGTGCCCACGCGGATGGTGGGCTTTAAAAAGTAG